The Moraxella haemolytica genome window below encodes:
- a CDS encoding transporter substrate-binding domain-containing protein — translation MKLKLLSILAISTLVVACSNNQGADDKSAATTGEKQIRIATESSFKPFSYLDASGNLVGFEIDLANALCQEMVAKCDIQSQDWDGLIVGLNAKKFDAVMAGMSATSERAEVVDFSDSYFNNTLVLLGQKGVELNANTLDDKNIAVQQATVSADYLTKNHPKATIKAYSTQDNAYLDLTAGRVDGMLSDIVPALDWLKTEQGADFEVKGEPIDINDSVAIALRKNDPLKDEFNTALATLKQNGKYDELVDKYFDKTIIK, via the coding sequence ATGAAACTAAAACTACTTAGCATATTGGCAATCAGCACCCTTGTTGTTGCCTGTAGCAATAATCAAGGGGCAGACGACAAGAGTGCAGCCACTACCGGCGAAAAACAAATCCGCATCGCCACCGAATCTAGCTTTAAGCCATTTAGCTACCTAGATGCCAGCGGTAACTTGGTGGGCTTTGAGATTGACCTAGCCAACGCCCTATGCCAAGAGATGGTCGCCAAATGCGATATCCAAAGCCAAGATTGGGACGGTCTGATTGTCGGTCTAAATGCCAAAAAATTTGATGCCGTCATGGCAGGTATGTCAGCGACCAGCGAGCGTGCCGAAGTGGTGGATTTTAGCGATTCGTATTTTAACAACACCCTAGTCCTGCTTGGTCAAAAAGGCGTTGAGCTCAATGCCAACACCCTAGATGACAAAAACATCGCCGTACAGCAGGCCACCGTTTCTGCCGACTACCTAACCAAAAACCACCCCAAAGCAACCATCAAAGCATACAGCACCCAAGACAATGCTTATCTTGATTTGACCGCTGGTCGTGTCGATGGTATGTTGTCAGACATCGTTCCTGCATTAGACTGGCTAAAAACCGAGCAAGGGGCTGATTTTGAAGTCAAAGGTGAACCGATTGACATCAACGACAGCGTCGCCATCGCCCTACGCAAAAATGACCCACTCAAAGACGAATTCAACACCGCTCTTGCCACCCTAAAACAAAACGGCAAATATGATGAGTTGGTGGATAAATATTTTGACAAAACCATCATCAAATAA
- a CDS encoding YadA-like family protein, producing the protein MNKNLMKQRNKNRTAHTNNFSIHIPITSLTLAVITTLPMMTTKAYAQQGFVPAGHSQGKGATAVGQGSQAMANLATAVGSDAQATKASSTALGAGSKATQGTSTALGASSRAMGLDSTALGQDSQALEQNSTALGQGAQATKAGSTALGKSSNASGENATALGFNTTATGDSAIAIGGKASATSASNNGKMVGAIAIGQEATANNSGIAIGHNTQATKVGSIALGQNAQAKGMHSTATGSSSNVSGNNSTANGYKNTISGNNSITVGTNNTVSGNDSIAAGKGLDVKSNSVVALGNEITVDYGFDNAVVLGHQSAATKHNSTPNITTRNQQYNFAGATPTSTVSIGSTGKERQIVHVAAGRVTADSTDAINGSQLHAVVTSLNTIPAYTFRGEHGVTVDTTPNNGAMTQTVVVKGTKFNTQDNGDSYTITITQPDGQKQIITLRNGRDGAQGPKGDTGPQGPAGDKGDTGPQGPKGDKGETGPQGPAGPAGEKGEQGEQGEQGEQGPKGDKGETGPQGPKGEQGPKGDKGDIDQATKDKIQQSINEAKTANDKAVIADNKATQAQQTANTNAAKISKGLNVKTQDNKTTNHQLGDTITITGQSNISTNTEQGSVVVSLNDDITVKSVTAERVVADQVVVGPVSIAKDTGINAGGLTVQNVADGRIAPDSTDAVNGSQLLGVYNHIDERVFGIGNRIDEIEDRLQAGIAGNHAAMSLPQATLAGQSMVSVALGTYADKSAVAIGYSRLSGSGRVTLKSHLSADTKKKVGAGVGVGLAW; encoded by the coding sequence ATGAATAAAAACCTAATGAAACAGCGCAACAAAAACCGTACCGCCCATACCAACAACTTTAGTATCCACATTCCAATAACATCCCTGACACTGGCAGTAATAACCACCCTACCCATGATGACTACTAAGGCATATGCTCAGCAGGGATTTGTTCCTGCTGGTCACTCACAAGGGAAAGGAGCTACTGCGGTTGGACAAGGGTCTCAAGCAATGGCAAATTTAGCTACTGCGGTTGGATCTGATGCCCAAGCAACAAAAGCGAGCTCTACTGCACTTGGTGCAGGTTCTAAAGCAACTCAAGGGACCTCTACTGCACTTGGTGCAAGTTCTCGAGCAATGGGACTGGATTCTACCGCACTTGGGCAAGATTCTCAAGCATTGGAGCAAAACTCTACTGCACTTGGGCAAGGGGCTCAAGCAACAAAAGCAGGCTCTACTGCACTTGGAAAAAGTTCTAACGCATCAGGGGAGAATGCTACCGCACTTGGTTTTAACACTACTGCAACTGGCGATTCAGCCATCGCCATCGGTGGCAAAGCAAGTGCTACAAGCGCTTCCAACAATGGAAAAATGGTGGGTGCGATTGCCATTGGTCAAGAGGCAACCGCAAACAATTCTGGCATCGCCATCGGACACAATACTCAGGCAACAAAAGTAGGCTCTATCGCACTTGGTCAGAATGCTCAAGCAAAGGGAATGCACTCTACTGCCACCGGTAGTTCCTCTAATGTATCAGGCAATAACTCTACCGCTAATGGTTACAAAAATACCATATCAGGAAATAATTCTATTACCGTTGGTACCAACAACACCGTATCAGGGAATGACTCTATCGCTGCTGGTAAAGGTCTTGATGTTAAATCTAATTCTGTTGTAGCACTTGGTAATGAAATAACGGTTGATTACGGTTTTGATAACGCTGTAGTGCTTGGCCACCAGAGTGCGGCTACTAAACATAACTCAACACCAAACATCACGACTCGCAATCAGCAATATAATTTTGCAGGTGCTACTCCTACATCAACCGTTTCTATAGGTTCTACAGGTAAAGAACGCCAAATCGTCCATGTCGCTGCTGGTCGTGTTACTGCAGACTCAACCGATGCGATCAATGGTTCACAGTTGCACGCTGTAGTAACAAGCTTGAACACTATACCAGCCTATACTTTTAGAGGTGAGCATGGTGTTACTGTCGATACCACGCCCAACAATGGGGCCATGACACAAACAGTTGTTGTTAAAGGTACAAAGTTTAATACTCAGGACAATGGCGATAGCTATACCATCACCATCACTCAACCCGATGGACAAAAACAAATCATCACTCTAAGAAATGGGCGAGACGGTGCACAAGGTCCTAAAGGCGACACTGGTCCGCAGGGTCCAGCTGGTGATAAAGGCGACACTGGTCCACAAGGTCCTAAGGGTGATAAAGGCGAAACTGGTCCACAAGGTCCAGCAGGTCCAGCTGGTGAAAAAGGCGAACAAGGGGAACAAGGGGAACAAGGGGAACAAGGTCCTAAGGGTGATAAAGGCGAAACTGGTCCACAAGGTCCTAAAGGTGAGCAAGGTCCTAAAGGTGATAAAGGCGATATCGATCAAGCCACTAAGGATAAAATCCAACAAAGCATCAATGAGGCCAAGACCGCCAATGACAAAGCTGTCATCGCTGATAATAAAGCCACCCAAGCACAACAAACAGCCAATACCAATGCTGCTAAAATCAGCAAAGGTCTGAATGTTAAAACTCAAGATAATAAAACCACCAACCACCAGTTAGGCGATACGATTACCATCACTGGTCAGTCGAACATTAGCACCAACACAGAGCAAGGCAGTGTTGTCGTATCATTAAATGACGATATTACTGTTAAATCGGTAACTGCTGAGCGTGTCGTGGCAGATCAGGTAGTAGTCGGTCCTGTCAGTATCGCAAAAGACACAGGCATCAATGCAGGTGGTCTGACCGTGCAGAATGTCGCTGATGGTCGTATCGCACCAGACAGCACAGATGCTGTCAATGGCAGTCAGTTGTTGGGTGTTTATAACCACATCGATGAGCGTGTCTTTGGTATTGGCAACCGCATTGATGAGATCGAAGACCGCCTACAGGCAGGCATCGCAGGTAATCATGCAGCCATGTCATTACCACAAGCCACACTAGCAGGTCAATCGATGGTCTCAGTTGCACTGGGTACATATGCCGATAAAAGTGCCGTCGCCATCGGTTATTCTCGGCTAAGCGGTAGCGGACGAGTAACCTTGAAGTCGCATTTAAGTGCTGATACCAAAAAAAAGGTCGGTGCTGGCGTAGGTGTAGGTCTTGCGTGGTAA